The DNA window aATAGACAAATGGCACCATATTAAACATATAGTTTGACTGCAAGCTCATATGAGGCAGGTCACTTTTAGAAGGTTGAGGATCTGTAATGGATTccaataaaactgtaaaactgtTTATGActgtgcatcttttaaaaaatcttaaaccTTGGGGTACACTTCCTGgggttgaaaaccactgatccAGAGCCCTGCAGGCTGGACCTCCTGCCCTATTTCTCCTGGAGGCATGTGCTGTCTTCCCATGGCAGGGAAGAAACACAGAAGCTGTCATTGTCCCCCACATCAGGTCAAGACCTAACTCTGGCCTCCCACACCCCTCTTTCTTTGCACCCCACTTCCTCATCCCATAAACTTCTCTGTGTATTAGAATAATTTATTGATGAGAATTCAGTATCTCAGTCCTACTCATGACTCAACATGAGAGTCGTGGCCCCTCTCTCCTGGAATTGCAGTGAGGACTAAAGGGGATGCACTATGTGCCCAGAAGTTGAATGTGAGTTGAGTTCAGGCTGTGAGGGCCCAGAGGTAACGACTTGTGAACTTGGCCCTTCATGGAGGAGGGAAGACGTTGCTGACCTATTGCTGATAGCACCTGCAGGGTCCCAGAGTCCTTATttcttcctctgcccttggggTTTCTCATGAGATTCCCCCTTGCAGCTCCCTTGCCTTAGGGCCCGGTGGCACAGATCACCAAAACAGAAGGAGGTTCCAAGGAATAGAAAGGCTTTAATAAACATGACAAAGGGACTGGGTGAGGGGGAGGAAAACTCTAGATCCAGCCTTTTTCCCATTTCAGTGGCTCAAGAGGAGGAAGGGGGCTCAACCCTGTTCCCAGACCCAGAGGCAGCTGGAGGACCATCCCTGGAAGTCTCCTCTACCCAGcagaggggctgaggggagagcaAGAGAGAAGTCCTTGCTGGTGCTGCCAGGAACCCGGAGACCTGAAGCAGCAAGCTGAGGTCGAGAGGAGCCCGGAATCAGGCAGGAACATCGGAAGTCAGCAGGGTAGACGGACTGAGCAGGTAGGGAAACTCATGGGTCCCCACACAGCATTGTCACAGAGGGGCCCCAGGGTCCGCTGGCTCCAAGGACGGAGACCCACAGGGAGGCGCCCCCGGCTGAGACACTCACAGAGGGGCCCTGATGTTTCCCCTTACCCTGTTCGGCTAAGGTCCGAAGAGGGTctagagggagaagagaggacgGGGCCtagtgggcagaggagcctagggaGGGAGCGTGGGGGTCACGGGGGCAGGGATGGCGGGGGGCTTCAGCTGCTGCTCTGCTGCTCCTGCTGGCGGACCAGGTTGGCGATAGGACTAGTGATGCCGCCTATCAAGGTCCAGTACTCGTCAAAGCTGATGCGTCCGTCGTGGTTGGCATCCAGGTTCTGGATGAGCTTGTCAGCAGCCTTTCGGTTCCCCGTGTCCTGGGGGAGAGTCAAGGATCAGCAGTGATGATGCGGCAGCtttacagcagccccaggaaggaCCCCAGGCCTTTGGAAAATGGGAACAGAGCCCTCACTGGCTCAGGCCTGGGCACGCTGAAGACAGAGGCCTGGGTGGAGTTGAGACCCTGGTTTGGGGTGAGGGGCAACTctgaaaggacagagaaagcagTGGGGAAGGACACCCAGAGAGGACAGGGCTTTGGGGgctgaggaggggtgggggtaAGGAAGGCTAGGCCCTTGGGTGGGGGGAACCTCACCGTCAGCATATGGTTGAGCTCTTTCTGAAGCATCTTCCGGAAGCTGCTCTTGCTGATCTTGTTCTTGACCAGGCTGTGCTTGGAGACGTATTTGTAGAAGTTTTCCACCAGGACGACCACGGCCTTCTCCAGCTCCGTGTACGAGTCTGCCATCTCACTGCCTCACGCCTCACAGGGCCTGGGTGCCAGAATGAGGGGGAGTGAGGACACCTCACAGACCACAGCTCTGCCTAGGTCTCCCAGCCCCTGTCCTCCCACTGGGCCCCGGGCCCCCCATGCTGGCCAGCCAGACCCCGGACCtcgggaggaggcaggaggcagggaaaggAGAACCCAAGAACCCAGGGTGGACGTGGAGGTGGGCCTGGAATGAGAACTATGTGTCTCCTCTCATCCAGGTGATCTCCGGCTCAACTGCCTCAGCAGGTTTTCCAggcccttccccagccccaggcactgGGCTTGTCAGAGCCCCAGAGTGAAGAGAGCATCCGTGGGAAGACAGTGAGTGCCAGCACCCATCCCTCTGCTCTATCCATACCCGGCCTACCCAGGGTCCCTGCCCTGGGAACAAGTACAGCTAGAAATTGGTAGGATAGGCCAaggggcctggggagggacgGGAGCCATGTCCGCCACTCCCTGGGTGGCCTGAGACCTGGCCCCAGGCAGCAAAGCAGGAGGCGTGGACCTAGGATCTCCGGAACCCTTCAGCCGGGCTCCAGGACAGTACGTTCAGGGTCTCAGGCCATGGCTGTCCTTTTCTGGTTAAACAAGGTCCTGATCCACCAGGTCAGGCTTTGTGCAGGCCCCCAGCCACCTCTGGCTAGCCTAACCTCCCTCACACCCACCTCGAAATATACAGCAGGATCCAAGGACAGCCCCCCACACACCCCATTACCTAAGGAGGAGCCAGGCCTGGTCCTGCCCCAGCTGGAGACAGCTGGAGATGGAGCCTCCGCAGCCAGCCAGAGGCTACACACGTCACCCCCTCGCCCCAGGACAAAAGGCACTCACATTCCGAGCGGATACAGCCAACAGAATAACAGGATATGAGGGGAGCAGGCGGATCTACTCTGTGAGTCACCGCCCATGCCCAGAGCCCCCCCAAGTGAACCCAGGCAAATGagccttccctcccacccccaagcccAAGGATGAGTTGCAGCCGCCTTGCCCATTGGTCCGGGCTCTGGAAGGTGGACACCGTTATCGGGGCATCCCATGGTTCGCTTTGGAAGGGAGGTCTGCTTCCCTGGGCCCCACCACAGCTCCTACCCCTGCCACCTGCTTTCTAATCCCCTCTTGGCCATCCATCTCTCTTCCTGTGCCCTTTCCCCTGCCCTCTCCACCTAGCTGAAGCCTGCCCAAACCGCACCTCCTGGGGAAGGTTGCCCTGAACCTTGCCCTCAGTACTCCCCTCCCCTGACTCCCACAGACTCTCAGCCGATGTTGGCTGGGCCCACAAGCTAGTGTGGCTGCAATCTCTTCTAGGATCTTCTCTCCTCAGACACCAGACATTCCTTGAAGCCAGGATGGTGTTTCTTACATGCAGTCATTTTGTTTCCTGAACCAAACAGTGGGGCACGGAGACTTTGggaccactttttaaaatccaagatATACAACCACCCTGCTTTTAATCTCTGCATCTCCCCTCGCCCACATGACCTGGTCAATGCCTTGCTCAAGGTAGAGGTTCTATAAATATTCCACCTTCTTCCAGCCCTGACACCAGATATCCAAGGTCCCTGACCACCGTTCTAAGATGTCTCTTCTATGAAACTGCTTCTAAAGGAAGGGTGAGATTCAGAAGGGCAAAGCCAGgatgcaggaaggaaggagagttgagagggagaagggacaggctaagGCAACTCTGACCAGgaattctctccttctctcccctgcCTCATCTACCTGACCATCTGGTCTGTGGCCAGAGGATGAAAAATGGAACCAGAACTGTAGGAAACCATACTCTTtttccagtgaaagtgaaaagtgaaagtgttagtcgttcagttgtatgcaactttttgcgaccccctTGGACCatatatagccctccaggctcctctgtccaaggaattctccaaataacaatactggagtgggttgacattcctttatcccagggatcttcctgacccaggtctcccacattgcaggcagattcttttctatctgagccatcagggaagtcctctttatttattgtgtgtgattgtgtggttCAATGTTTACACCTTTGTAAGACTTTCATACAAACGCTCTAACACTcacaaatgaagacaaaaatgttTCAGTCCGTGAACCGTCTGCCTTCCTGCCCCTGGATGGGGAATGGCCCAGGCCTCTGACCAGTATTCCTGAGGATTCCTGAAGCTGCACTCATGTCAGCAAGAATTTTATCAACTACTTCCCACTAGCCTTGGGAGTGGGGAGAAAGTTCAGAGAACCCCCAGCTTTACCCATCCCAGACCTTGTTCCCCAAGTGAGGAATCCTGTGGGGAAATAAGAATAGGAAAGGGAGGGACTCCCCTGGAGGTAGGATGGATGAGAATCCGCCCACCAATGCAgcgacatgggttcgatcactcTTCGAAGAAGATTCCACCTGTAGCAGAACAACTAAGCTCAGggagcacaactactgagcctgcatgctccaGAGCCTGACAGCCGCAACTACGGAAGCTCTCGAGCCTgagctccataacaagagaagcccccacaacaGGAAACCTGAACAGCGCAACTAGAAACTAGTTTGcactcaccccaactagagagagcccatgCACAtcgacaaagacccagtgcaaccataagtaaataaataatttttttaaaaaaagagcaaagggaaagaaatgggTTTGGGGCAATGTGCCTCTGTCCCTCCCCCCACTGGTCAcccactcccctcccaccacctgcCTTCTTGGAGCCCAGGCCTGCCCTTCCTTTTTACCATGTCTCAGCCTCTACCTGGCAAGACATAGGTGAGCTCCCAGGAGACATCTCAGCACCTACTGTCAAGCACACAGTGGCCCAGAGAGGTGGGCTTCAGATCCCAGGCTTCCCAaaattcccccacccccaccttttaGTCAACTGGACAACGCTGGAGTTAAAAAATGCTCTTCTGAAGTTTTTCTGAAGGAAAGATATCAGAGGCTAATAGTCAGGTGTCatcacacctccctcccctggGGGCCAGGAGACAGGCTCCGTCACTACACCCCTGCCAAGGTCACCTGCCCCTCCTGCCTACCCAGTCCTCCCACCAACCAGGCCAGAGGGTCCCCAGACgaggggctggggggaagggaggaggtgcAGGAAGTAACTCCTGCACTGACTTTCCTCTAAGCAGACCCTGAGAGTGATGGAGGAGGTGGACAGTACACTACAGCCTTCCaaaaaagcaggaatagaaggactCATCCTCCAAAGGACCCTCTCAGCTGGGGCCCCCAACCCACAGGCAACGTTCCCATTGTCTTCACCTCGGCTGATTCATCATTGAGCAACTGagaggcccccacccccaccccgcccacctCAGCCCAGCTTGCTGACTTCTCCAGAAGCTCAAATTGCCCTGACACCACCTTCCTGggtctcagtcacttcagccccaccctctcctctcaccCCCAGGCGCTGGGCCCCACCCCTCCAAGGGCCTCTTCCTCATCTCTTCAACTTCCCAGTCCCCTTCCACATGGAGCCCACACCCTCTAAAACTCACCTTTTCTTCCCCACTCCACACATACCTCTGGAGTCTTAAATTGTTCCCAAGTATTGGGATATGTCCCTAGACTCCTATCGCTCCTAGTCATCTCCCTTCTAGAGCCTGGTCCACCCTCAAGCCTAAATTTGGCATTCTCTGCATCCCTTCCATTGACCTCACTCCTGTATCCACCATTCATTtgcttactcattcattcattcactcattcatttctttcttaattcACTCATTTGCCCCAGCTCTCTGCAAAGCACAGGAAGGTACAATCTAACACCAGGCTGGTAATGCTTTATTCTATATGCAAGGCTACTTCTCCAACCTCTACAACTCCACTCTCTGTTCCCCCTCCTCTAGCTCTTTCCCCAGTCCCAGAAGCTAATATCTCAAACAAGTGTCCCTGCCTCACCCCTCCTCACCCTCACAGAactcacacaaatatacacaatcATAATAAGCAAGGAATTCTGCCATTTCTGATCCTCTCTGCTTGGGTGACCCATCTACCTTCCAAACGCTTCTGCTTTCAGAGTGTATAGCTGGAGGAAGAAGCCTgttcatctgaatttttttttccagacaagTAACGCTGGAGGAGTTtggtgtggacacacacacaccctacggCACTTGGCCTCACCAACACCCAGACGGCACCTCTCTAGTCGACCGGGAAGGTGTGAGCCCCGCTCCCCAGCACTCCAGGGCTCCATCTCCCAGCatccctgccctcacccccacgCTCCTggacagggcagggaggggaatgCTCCGTGGGGCAGGTGGCTCCACCGAGCAAAGCGAGTCAAGCCAGAACCTGCCTGGGTCCTGAGGTAGAGGAGAAGCTGCCCAGTTTCCCAGCCCCTCTCCTGGAACTCGGGCTGCAGGGGGCCTCACCCAGGTTTCTCCTGGTTTCACGGGCCCCCCCCAAGGAACAGCTCCCAGAGCACGTGGGGCCAGTGTCTGGGACCTGCTGGAGTCAGAGGTACAGAGAGGCCACCCAGGTGCTGCCTCCCCTCCTCGGGCTGCTCTCAGCCCCCCTGGGCCCTTGCTGGCTCCTCCTGGACCTCATCACCTGTCCCAGGACACGGCCCTCAGAGCCCAGAGAGGCCTGTGTCCAGGGTCTGGctactccccagcccccaccaacACACATTTGCCCTGAACTGTGGGGGAAAATCAGAGCAAAGCTCCTCAACACTTTGCCCGGTGGCCCAACCTGGGGAGAGGATCCCAGGCAGCtgctgggctggggaagggggtcTCACCACTGCAACCACTCCTGAAGGCCTCTCCAGCCCTCGACCCCACCAGAAACCTCCTTTCCCAAACTGGCCTTTGGGGAAAGTTAACAATTAACGAAACCTTCCCGCTCAGTCTCTGCAGGGCCCCCCTCCTCAGGCCCCCTTCACCGCCCCTTGTCCTGGCCTCCCAAGCCTGCGGGGGCCCCTCCGGCAGCCCCAGACCTCCCAGGACGGGCCTGGGGTGCTCACCTGCCTTCTCGGTCCACTTCCTCTCCTGCGGGGCTCTGGGGCCTGGGCTCTGGCACTGCCAAGCAGCTCCCCGCGCTCAGCCCAGCCAGGACTCCTCCCCGCTGCACTCCCAGATTCTGTCCCACTCCCTCCCGGCCCTGCCCGGCGGAGCTGGCTCGGTGGGGAGGTAGTGACTGAGCTCCCTCTCGGCTGGGCCCTGGGGTTGGGCCCTTGTTAAAGGGATACACACCTTTTTTAACACCCTTCCGCCCCCACCCCGGAGGGAGTGGTAGAGGTGGcgctcccccaaccccaccctcctAGTCCCACAGGCTCTGAGCAGAATTTACAACtttgagaaaggaagggaaggacagTCACCTGTCCTACTCACCTGGGGTCATTGGGAGCCCAGTTTCAGCGGCCCCTAACAGACAAGTTCAGTTAGCATTCCAGGCCAGCCTGGCTGGCCACAGAAACTATGACTGTTTGGGATTTCAAGAGTAATGCCCATTTCTGTCGGCGCCAGTCAGAAGGACCCAGAGTGTGGCTCCTGATCTTCCCCATTCAGGGCACGCATCCCTAGGACCTCATGTGCAACAGAGAATTCTTCTGGAAACGACCCCTGCATCCCTTTCTCTGAAATACCATAGGAAACTGGCCATGGATGTCCCAGATCTTCCCCATTCAGGGCACGCATCCCTAGGACCTCATGTGCAACAGAGAATTCTTCTGGAAACGACCCCTGCATCCCTTTCTCTGAAATACCATAGGAAACTGGCCATGGATGTCCCAGAGGCAACAGCTGACTCCAGAAGGGCCCCATCCCCCATTCCAGAGACTTCAGCTCCCTGGGCTCTCCTCACTCTGAGTCAGCCTCTCTGCTGAGTAGTTGACATCACATGTccaatcccattttacagatgagcaaactgataCTCTGAGATGATGCCCCCAAGTTCCAAagatagtaagtggcagagctgagattcaacCCCAGGTCGGTCAGCCTGTTTCTCAGCCTCACGGTTCCCTTGCTGCTAGTCACGCAGGCTCTAGCACACCTGGGTTCATATCCTTTTCCCCACATGTGCATACATGCCCCACTCTCCTGCCAGAGGGCCAGGCCACTGGCAAACTACAGCTTGTCCCTCAGAAAGGGCCAGGTCTCCCACCTTTTAGGCCCCGTGCCCTCCTCAACCCAAATCCATGGGAGAGTGTGAGTCCCCCCAGTCACTTCGGCTGCCGACCACTGCACCTCCACATGTACCACGCCACCCGGTGACTCTGCCATTCAACCCCACTCACCCCCACTCCTTACCCATGGACCCTTGGGATGGGAGGTAGACCAATCAAGACAacgtctttcatttttttccattttttttattaatcaaatGATACAAAACAACCATCATCCTGTAAATGCCCAAGCACCCAGCTGGTCCTCTCACTCCCAAAAGGCACCCTCCTCAGCCTCTCCCCGACCCTGCTCTGTCTCTCTTCCCCTGCCCTAAGCCAGGGAGACAGAGTCCTGAGAGGAGGCTGAGGCAGAACTGGGACAGGAAGGGACAGCACTGGACAGTTTGGGTTGGGGAAGAGATTAGGAGGGGTAGTTTCATAGAGACCCTTCTTGGTACCAAATGTCCATCCCTATTGCCACCCCCTCCAAATCATTTCCCACAGCTcagctcctctctgcccttccccactACTAAATGACGTGGCCCTTACACCATCCTCAAGCCTCCAGCAGCCTTCCATATATGTCCCAGGCCCCAACGGCTCCCCAAGCCTCCCCCTTGGTGGGGACCCCTGGATCCATAAGCTCCACAGGGATGGGGTACACAGAGGCCCCAGAAGGGCCATTATGAACCTGAACCCTGCAGAGGTGAGGCAGGTAGGGCTGGGGAATGGTGTGGGGGTGGTGGAGAGAGGTGTTTAAGGTCCCCTTTCCCCAGCATCCCACCCAACCCATCCAGAATTCCAGGGGAAGGTTTTCAGCTCCCCTGGACAGCATTCTCCAGCTTCACACTCTTGGCTGCTTCTCCAATCAGCTCCCAGAAGCTCCCAAACTCCAGTTTAGAGTCGTTACAGTTGCCCAGGTTGGCGATTTTCTCTTCCAGCCCACAGTTGCTCTGCAAGGAGGGAAGACACCACAGCTCAGACAGGCAGTACCTTCCaaccttcccaccccaccctgcccagggGCAGGAAGCAGGACCTGAGCCTGCCTGGCACTGACAGGGGAAGAGCTAGGGGTTGCCAGTGCCAGGGGCCGTGGCAGCGTGGGTGGGGTCTTGGAGCACTTGCTTGGGAAGTCAGGGTACTGCCCGGGGTGGGGTTCACTCTCTCAGTACCGGCATGAGGTGCGGCAGCTGCTGGGTGACCAGGTCCCGGAGCTCGGAGGGAGTCAGcgtctccttcccaccctccaccGAATACTGGTGGAAATTCTTGATCAGAGTCTCAATGGCCTTTTCCACATCACTGAATTCCTGGGCATCCTGAGGACAAGGGACATCGCCCATGTTAGGGAGGCCTCACCCACCCTATCACAGCCTGCTTCCCCAGGAGCCCGACAGACCCACACAGTAGAAGACAGCTGATAGGCCCATGGGCCCTCGCCCACCCCAAAGCCCAGCATCCAGCACCCTTTGCCCCCACTGTCCTCTGCCCTGAGCCACGGGTTGGGCAAGGcttcctccccgcctccctccagCCTCCAAGCAGGGCAGGTCCCAGCATGAGGCCCAAGCATCCTCTTGAGGGGGGCCCATCTTCATCACCCTGTGTGGGCACCAGAGAGGAGCTTCAGACCTCACAGGCAGGGTCTGGAGTGCAGAGCAAGGCCAAGGGGAGGGGACAGAAGTCAATGGGGGGACACAGACCCTCAGGGTGAAGGAGAGGAGCGGGAACAGAAAGGTCAGGAATGAATGGGCCCACCTCAGCATTGGCTGACCGACACTGTCCCATGGTGCTCGACACGCTTGGTCCTGTGGTGAGAGTTTTGTCGTCCTACAGCCGGCCCCAGAGGAGCTGATGGCTCATGATCTGCTCAGAGGGGAGGGGCAGCTGAGCTAAGGGGAGAACTCAGCATTTCTTGCTCAGCTATCCCCTTTGACTACACCCCAGATATTCTGTGCCTCACCCAGGGGGTCAGAGCCAACACCcttcctgcccttccctgccCAGGCTCCAGGAGCTAAGGTCACAGCCCCTAGGCCTACTATCTAGAGGCCTCTCCTTAGCCCCCCATCCCtgttctgtacacacacacacacacacacacacacacacatgcaccccagcctccaggacctGGTCCCCCAGACCTTCCCCTGCCAGACTAAGCTAGGATAGGCTAAGCATGCCCTCTGAACCTGGTTCGGTCCATTTGGGTGAAAAGCCCTGGGTCTCCTTACCCGCTGGCAGCCGCTGAGACAGGACTGAAGGAGCCAGCTCACCTGAGCTCAGCTCTTATacctggggggagggaggggaggcagggggctgggcCTCCTCAAAAAGCCACCCAGCTCTAGCCGCCGCCTGGACGGTGAGCCTGCAGCGGGGGCTCCACCTCCTAGAGCCCCACCTCCATTGGCCACAGTTCCGGGGGCCCGCCCCGTCCTGGCCAAGAAGAGGGAATCGTGGAGAGCTGGGTCTGGGATCCCCCTGGCCCCAGACcagcaggcagaggccagggaagaAAGGCGGGGAGAGGCtgcagaaggagagagggaggacttGGACACACAGTGGCATGAAGCCTGGGAGGAAAGGCCTGGAggaaaagtcagacagagaagcagagggGCTCGGAGAGGCTCTGTGCCAACCACCAGGAAAGAAGGAGAAGCAGAGGCCGGTCAGGCCGGGTTTTGTGGCCTAGAGGGAATGAAGGACACGTGGCTTGAAATATGTCCCCAGGGACTGCTCTGTCTaatgtgtcacacacacacactcctttcccCTCAAGGCCAATTTAGATAGTGACACTCCAGCCTGCCGAGGTCCCAGACCCCAGCCTTCCCCAGTCCTGAGGGAAGAGACTTGGGTCAGGAGAAAGGAGCCAGAGAAGGGCAGCCTGGTGGAGGGAGCAGACTGAGTGTTGTCCAGGACTTCCTTTCAGTTCCCTGCAG is part of the Odocoileus virginianus isolate 20LAN1187 ecotype Illinois chromosome 5, Ovbor_1.2, whole genome shotgun sequence genome and encodes:
- the S100A16 gene encoding protein S100-A16, producing MADSYTELEKAVVVLVENFYKYVSKHSLVKNKISKSSFRKMLQKELNHMLTDTGNRKAADKLIQNLDANHDGRISFDEYWTLIGGITSPIANLVRQQEQQSSS
- the S100A14 gene encoding protein S100-A14, which produces MGQCRSANAEDAQEFSDVEKAIETLIKNFHQYSVEGGKETLTPSELRDLVTQQLPHLMPSNCGLEEKIANLGNCNDSKLEFGSFWELIGEAAKSVKLENAVQGS